In Paenibacillus hexagrammi, the following are encoded in one genomic region:
- the alr gene encoding alanine racemase has protein sequence MDAFYRPTWVEISLDALRSNIEGFQKVLPKEMKLMAVVKADAYGHGAVGVSKEVIAAGVDYLGVAFLDEALELRNAGISAPILVLGYTPPDGVEIARQMDITITVYSKEVLETLQRQAEEEQQESKQQEQQQQQQEQQQQQQQQQQQQQQQQQEQQQQQQQQQQQEQQQQQQQQQQQQQQQQQQQQQQQEQQQQQQQQQQQQQQQQQQQQQQQDQDRTSGLAYLEAASTSTEERVHVSSLFSNKTSDTRNNNASKAEASTKKKLKIHIKLDTGMGRLGLQTEHEAIPFIEQALALPNVEVEGLFTHYANADEKDKAYTHQQYSKFKRIVDHFKQQGVEFPVLHAGNSAAAIDLPDLTYNMVRLGISMYGLYPSEEVNQQRVDLKPVLSLKTGIVHLKTLPPGSGVSYGTIYHTKADEKIATLPIGYADGYSRMLSGKAEVLIRGHRVPVVGKICMDQCMAHVSDVPDVSISDEVVLIGEQQGERISAEDVARQLGTINYEVTCMISHRVARVYVRGGIREDAINPLMRHRF, from the coding sequence ATGGATGCTTTTTATCGGCCTACTTGGGTGGAAATTTCATTGGATGCGCTGCGCAGCAACATAGAAGGCTTTCAGAAGGTACTGCCAAAGGAAATGAAGCTGATGGCGGTAGTCAAGGCGGATGCGTACGGACATGGGGCTGTAGGAGTGTCTAAAGAGGTGATCGCCGCTGGTGTGGATTACTTGGGTGTTGCATTTTTGGATGAAGCCTTGGAGCTTCGTAATGCGGGAATAAGCGCGCCGATTCTGGTGCTGGGATACACGCCTCCGGATGGAGTAGAAATTGCTCGCCAAATGGACATCACCATTACGGTATATAGCAAGGAAGTGTTGGAGACGCTGCAGAGGCAAGCGGAGGAAGAGCAGCAAGAGAGCAAGCAACAAGAGCAGCAACAACAGCAACAAGAGCAACAACAGCAACAACAGCAACAACAGCAACAACAGCAACAACAGCAACAAGAGCAACAACAGCAACAACAGCAACAACAGCAACAAGAGCAACAACAGCAACAACAGCAACAACAGCAACAACAGCAACAACAGCAACAACAGCAACAACAGCAACAAGAGCAACAACAGCAACAACAGCAACAACAGCAACAACAGCAACAACAGCAACAACAACAACAGCAACAACAAGATCAAGATCGAACTTCTGGCCTAGCGTATCTCGAGGCTGCATCAACTTCGACAGAAGAGCGCGTTCATGTAAGCTCCTTATTTTCAAATAAAACAAGCGATACTCGAAATAACAACGCGAGTAAAGCCGAAGCTTCTACTAAGAAAAAGCTAAAAATCCACATCAAGCTCGACACAGGCATGGGACGGCTCGGTTTACAGACGGAGCATGAAGCGATTCCTTTCATCGAGCAGGCGCTCGCGCTGCCGAATGTTGAGGTGGAGGGTCTTTTCACGCATTATGCGAATGCGGACGAGAAAGATAAGGCGTATACGCACCAGCAGTACAGCAAATTTAAGCGAATTGTGGATCATTTTAAGCAGCAAGGTGTAGAATTCCCGGTTCTTCATGCGGGTAACAGCGCCGCGGCCATCGATTTGCCGGATCTTACTTATAATATGGTTCGTTTGGGAATCAGTATGTATGGGCTGTATCCATCGGAAGAAGTGAACCAGCAGAGAGTAGATCTGAAGCCTGTGCTTAGCTTGAAAACGGGAATTGTTCATCTTAAAACGCTGCCGCCCGGCTCCGGAGTTAGCTACGGAACCATCTATCATACCAAAGCAGATGAAAAGATTGCTACACTGCCGATCGGATATGCAGATGGATACTCCAGAATGCTTTCGGGAAAAGCTGAGGTGCTCATCCGCGGCCACCGTGTGCCTGTTGTGGGCAAGATTTGTATGGATCAGTGTATGGCGCATGTATCGGATGTACCCGATGTAAGTATAAGTGATGAGGTCGTCTTAATAGGTGAGCAGCAGGGAGAGCGGATATCGGCAGAGGATGTGGCGCGCCAGCTGGGCACCATTAATTACGAAGTTACGTGTATGATTTCGCATCGGGTAGCACGTGTATATGTTCGTGGAGGTATTAGAGAGGATGCTATTAATCCCTTGATGCGTCACCGTTTTTAA
- a CDS encoding CopG family ribbon-helix-helix protein has translation MSNAHNTKRIMISLPDNLLQEVDGIVEKENSNRSEFIRQAMKLYLIERKKRSIRESMQRGYMEMAKINLSMASEAFQAEEDADSTVDRLVSGV, from the coding sequence GTGAGCAATGCGCATAATACGAAAAGGATCATGATTAGTTTACCTGACAATTTGTTGCAAGAAGTCGATGGAATAGTTGAGAAGGAGAACTCGAATCGAAGCGAGTTTATTCGCCAGGCGATGAAGCTCTATTTGATCGAGCGCAAAAAGCGCAGTATTCGCGAATCTATGCAGCGCGGTTACATGGAAATGGCCAAAATCAATCTCAGTATGGCATCTGAGGCGTTTCAAGCGGAGGAAGATGCCGATTCGACGGTGGATCGCTTAGTAAGCGGGGTGTAG
- a CDS encoding type II toxin-antitoxin system PemK/MazF family toxin, with protein sequence MIVKRGDVFFADLSPVVGSEQGGVRPVLVIQNDIGNRFSPTVIVAAITAQIQKAKLPTHVEIDAETHGFDRDSVILLEQIRTIDKQRLTDKITHLDEETMRKVDDALQISVGLIEF encoded by the coding sequence TTGATTGTGAAACGTGGCGATGTGTTTTTCGCAGATCTTTCGCCGGTGGTAGGGTCGGAGCAGGGAGGCGTTCGTCCTGTTCTAGTCATCCAAAATGATATCGGCAACCGCTTTAGCCCTACCGTGATCGTGGCTGCGATTACGGCGCAAATCCAGAAGGCAAAGCTGCCTACGCATGTAGAAATCGATGCGGAGACCCACGGATTCGACCGAGATTCTGTGATTCTGTTGGAACAGATTCGAACGATCGACAAGCAGCGGCTTACGGACAAAATCACGCATTTGGATGAAGAAACGATGCGGAAAGTTGACGACGCTTTGCAAATTAGCGTGGGACTGATAGAATTTTGA
- a CDS encoding S1 RNA-binding domain-containing protein, giving the protein MELTGTVRNVIDFGAFVDIGIKNDGLVHISQLKNGFVKHPMDVVSVGDIVTVWVLGVDTKKGRVSLTMKKPQS; this is encoded by the coding sequence ATGGAGCTGACCGGCACGGTGCGCAACGTTATCGACTTCGGCGCCTTTGTCGATATCGGGATTAAGAACGATGGACTTGTGCATATTTCCCAGCTCAAGAACGGCTTCGTGAAGCACCCGATGGATGTTGTCTCCGTAGGAGACATCGTGACGGTGTGGGTGCTCGGCGTGGACACCAAGAAAGGCCGCGTCAGCTTGACAATGAAAAAGCCCCAGTCCTAA
- the cmpA gene encoding cortex morphogenetic protein CmpA: MPQWLCNQLMRAFQNKNRRQIRLLNDSWFFYRTRRSQEELSDSPTPEGSGKRKY, translated from the coding sequence ATGCCGCAGTGGCTCTGTAATCAATTAATGCGGGCCTTCCAAAATAAAAACCGCAGACAAATTCGATTATTGAACGATAGCTGGTTCTTTTATCGTACCCGCCGCTCCCAAGAGGAGCTGTCGGACTCACCGACTCCAGAGGGTTCAGGGAAACGAAAATATTAA
- a CDS encoding hydrolase/acyltransferase codes for MPQMRYAILQLNDQLEFVEMPSAYMYQLTALNLRLHKEVEKLTADHVPGLPKVIAECENLELIGTAFSLTHGLDYMNKLEQSFTSIQEKTYPIVSLLTEIRALQAQLEQWYEEEFESQS; via the coding sequence ATGCCACAGATGCGATACGCCATACTTCAATTGAACGATCAACTCGAATTCGTGGAAATGCCTTCGGCTTATATGTATCAACTTACAGCACTCAATCTGCGCTTACATAAAGAGGTTGAGAAGCTGACAGCCGACCACGTGCCTGGACTTCCTAAAGTCATCGCAGAATGTGAGAATCTGGAGCTCATCGGAACAGCGTTCAGCCTGACTCACGGTTTGGACTACATGAACAAGCTAGAGCAATCCTTCACCTCCATTCAAGAAAAAACTTATCCGATTGTTTCTTTGTTAACCGAGATTCGCGCCCTTCAAGCCCAGCTTGAGCAGTGGTACGAAGAGGAATTTGAGAGCCAGTCCTAA
- a CDS encoding SprT family protein codes for MDDRELQQWVEHISLSSFGRPFVHQARFNRRLRSTGGRYFTKSHDIEISWLQWESFGREEIEKIIKHELCHYHLHITQRGYQHRDQDFKSLLEQVGGSRFCRSLPRASKKRTYKYRLECVDCKTEYYRMRKMDVRKYSCGKCRGKLKSYTLDLQTSS; via the coding sequence ATGGATGATCGGGAGCTGCAGCAGTGGGTAGAGCACATCTCTTTGTCATCATTCGGTCGGCCATTCGTACATCAAGCCCGCTTTAATCGCAGGCTGCGGTCAACCGGGGGACGCTACTTCACCAAGTCTCATGATATCGAAATCAGCTGGCTGCAATGGGAGTCATTCGGACGGGAAGAGATTGAGAAAATCATTAAGCATGAGCTGTGTCACTATCATCTTCATATTACGCAGCGGGGATATCAGCATCGTGATCAGGATTTTAAATCACTGCTCGAACAGGTCGGAGGCAGTAGATTTTGCCGTTCTCTACCGCGCGCTTCCAAGAAACGTACATACAAGTACCGTCTGGAGTGCGTTGATTGCAAAACGGAGTACTACCGGATGAGAAAGATGGATGTACGGAAATATTCCTGCGGTAAATGCAGGGGGAAATTGAAATCGTATACACTTGACTTACAAACATCATCATAA
- a CDS encoding methyl-accepting chemotaxis protein, producing MKKLLSVRIRLILILLVPCMLYLGSSIYFIKMNATNIDDLAESLYGTTGQSTTLILNADRDMYQAMTAYQQVASGVRLNAEDRSNQLKAFKENIQQANDRVEQAKKILDDRGLLQLTHVSSKESIEQSLSDFHQSFDQWVQTASQNVESPTPVPGAISDTKLKEKFDKGRDSLDQIEEILDTYAKVNIDKKHADSRKMMWVTLSSVALITLIVFGSGIAIIRKIMVTIRRIVQLLSRVADGDLTMEPQKRYSSDELGLISKSADMMTAKMKELVSTIARNTEYVHTAAIELNDSSKESAASAEHVAQNIQDVTQDTEFQTRSSVETSRAVDEMAIGIQRVAENSGIMSEHSSVTSNHAEKGNELLNKLGQQMAHILGAVDMLSQTVQSLTRKSDEIGKIASSITGFANQTNLLSLNASIEAARAGEHGRGFHVVANEIRKLASQSIESAEGINALILETRIEISNVSDSMDATRREATAGSAIMDDVNHSFQTILQSVRQIVSQIHETSAVAQQMSASSEQVSATMEQSSNATGLILGKCQNVAAATEEQLAMMENIASAAEQLKAVVTTLNDSVSYFKIQ from the coding sequence ATGAAAAAGCTTTTATCGGTTCGAATTCGACTCATCCTTATTCTGCTCGTTCCCTGCATGTTGTACCTGGGATCCAGTATCTATTTCATTAAGATGAACGCTACGAATATTGACGATCTAGCTGAATCCTTATATGGTACTACAGGTCAGTCGACTACGCTGATCTTGAACGCGGACCGGGACATGTACCAAGCGATGACAGCGTACCAACAAGTAGCTTCTGGCGTTCGTTTGAATGCAGAGGATCGATCCAACCAGTTGAAAGCCTTTAAGGAGAACATTCAGCAGGCAAACGATCGTGTCGAGCAAGCCAAGAAGATCCTCGATGACAGAGGGCTGCTTCAGCTCACTCATGTGAGCTCTAAAGAGAGCATCGAACAGAGTTTATCCGATTTTCATCAATCATTTGATCAGTGGGTACAAACGGCATCTCAAAATGTAGAGTCTCCTACTCCTGTACCAGGTGCCATCTCGGATACGAAGCTAAAAGAGAAATTCGATAAAGGTAGAGACTCTTTAGATCAGATCGAGGAAATATTGGATACTTATGCGAAGGTGAACATTGATAAGAAGCATGCTGATTCCAGGAAAATGATGTGGGTCACACTTTCTTCGGTCGCGTTAATTACTCTGATTGTCTTCGGTTCGGGAATCGCGATTATACGTAAAATCATGGTTACCATCCGTCGTATTGTACAGCTTTTAAGTAGAGTTGCTGATGGAGACCTCACTATGGAGCCTCAGAAGCGCTACTCCTCGGATGAACTTGGCCTCATATCCAAATCTGCTGACATGATGACAGCCAAAATGAAAGAGCTTGTCTCTACGATTGCTCGAAACACCGAATACGTGCATACCGCTGCTATCGAATTAAACGACAGCTCGAAGGAATCCGCCGCTTCAGCAGAACATGTGGCTCAGAATATTCAGGATGTCACGCAGGATACAGAGTTTCAGACACGCAGCAGTGTGGAAACAAGCAGAGCGGTTGATGAAATGGCTATCGGGATTCAACGTGTGGCTGAGAATTCGGGGATCATGTCCGAGCACTCGAGTGTTACGTCTAACCATGCGGAAAAAGGCAACGAGCTTTTGAACAAGCTGGGTCAGCAAATGGCACACATTCTTGGCGCAGTGGACATGCTGTCGCAAACCGTTCAATCACTTACACGAAAATCGGATGAGATTGGTAAAATTGCTTCCAGCATCACAGGCTTTGCGAACCAGACGAATCTGTTGTCTCTGAATGCTTCCATTGAAGCGGCACGAGCAGGTGAACATGGAAGAGGGTTTCATGTGGTGGCTAATGAAATTCGCAAGCTTGCCAGCCAATCCATTGAATCAGCTGAGGGGATCAACGCGTTAATTCTGGAGACGAGAATTGAAATTTCCAATGTATCGGATTCAATGGACGCGACCAGACGGGAAGCGACAGCGGGTTCTGCGATCATGGATGACGTAAATCACAGCTTCCAGACGATTTTACAATCGGTTCGTCAGATCGTATCGCAAATTCATGAGACCTCCGCGGTAGCCCAGCAAATGTCAGCGAGCTCCGAGCAAGTGTCGGCAACAATGGAGCAATCCTCGAACGCTACGGGACTAATTTTGGGGAAATGCCAGAATGTAGCGGCGGCAACGGAAGAACAGCTCGCCATGATGGAGAACATTGCTTCGGCTGCTGAACAGTTGAAAGCCGTCGTGACAACACTGAATGATTCCGTTTCTTATTTTAAAATCCAGTAG
- the corA gene encoding magnesium/cobalt transporter CorA: MLLFQPQTGAVHELPVQVPQEGDVAWIRMQSPTSDEVKQVLGDLFHCHPLLIEDAIKLNQRPKLDTYNDQIFITFFAVSEQMQPQEIGIVVGKNYVITVSKEHIPFLDQLYHSCAEIGGKLNHPGSILHSLLDRCVDDYAIVVDHIEDRLEEMEQGIYHNPAIRIAQDIFQLKRTLHQLRRVIAEEKTILTTISHHSFPYTRAEDNAYFLDIVDHISRVVDSLDIFRESLTGLLELQMSMKSDRMNEIMKTLTLFSSIFLPLTFIVGLYGMNFKNIPEFNWDFGYLYVWILLVVVGGCMWYFFKHKRWF, encoded by the coding sequence ATGCTGTTATTTCAACCCCAAACCGGCGCCGTCCATGAGCTTCCGGTTCAAGTTCCCCAAGAAGGGGACGTGGCCTGGATTCGCATGCAGAGCCCCACTTCCGACGAAGTGAAGCAGGTACTTGGCGATCTGTTTCACTGCCATCCACTATTGATTGAGGATGCCATTAAATTAAATCAGAGACCTAAGCTTGACACCTATAATGATCAGATATTCATTACTTTTTTTGCAGTTTCTGAACAAATGCAGCCCCAGGAGATTGGTATCGTTGTTGGGAAGAATTATGTGATTACCGTGTCCAAGGAGCACATCCCTTTTCTAGATCAGCTGTATCATTCTTGCGCGGAGATTGGAGGCAAACTGAATCATCCAGGGTCGATTCTGCACTCCCTGCTTGATCGCTGCGTCGATGACTATGCGATTGTCGTTGACCATATCGAAGACAGACTGGAAGAGATGGAGCAAGGTATTTATCATAATCCGGCGATTCGTATCGCGCAGGATATTTTCCAGCTCAAGCGGACTCTTCATCAGCTTCGACGTGTCATCGCAGAAGAGAAAACCATTCTCACAACGATCAGCCACCATTCTTTTCCTTACACACGTGCGGAAGATAACGCTTATTTCCTTGATATTGTCGATCACATCTCCCGTGTTGTGGATTCTCTAGACATTTTCAGGGAGTCGCTAACAGGGTTACTGGAGCTTCAGATGAGTATGAAATCCGATCGAATGAATGAGATTATGAAAACACTCACTTTATTCAGCTCGATCTTCCTCCCGCTAACCTTCATCGTCGGTCTGTATGGAATGAACTTCAAGAATATTCCTGAATTCAATTGGGATTTCGGTTATTTATACGTCTGGATCCTGCTTGTTGTTGTCGGAGGCTGCATGTGGTACTTCTTCAAGCACAAACGTTGGTTCTAG
- a CDS encoding HD-GYP domain-containing protein, which translates to MLLGKKVKYDVTTSFGLVLVPGQSVLDQEHLNLLQQHRIDLADIIFISDEEIESDKDTSQALVEKATLYAKELFERIRLHKKIPLLEVKNELIPIVQEAADHPNIFQLFEAVKAKDEYTHRHNIGVGILSTLIGKWLNLAEAEVALLSLAATMHDVGKIHISEEILLKPGKLTADEFSEMKKHTIYGYNMLKETVGLSYRVALVALQHHERMNGSGYPLKLKSEQMDPMSRIVAVADIFHAMSSTRPYHEAMPFYEIVSRMRQGFFGELDPQIVATFLNNMIQSLIGRRVQLTDGRWGEVIYINPTDDTNPLVRVNELFLDLSKERHIHIKQVIS; encoded by the coding sequence ATGCTACTAGGGAAGAAAGTTAAATATGATGTGACGACAAGCTTTGGGCTTGTACTCGTTCCGGGTCAATCTGTGTTGGATCAGGAGCATTTGAATTTACTTCAGCAGCATCGTATCGATCTTGCGGATATTATCTTCATATCGGATGAAGAAATAGAATCTGACAAGGATACTTCCCAAGCGCTAGTGGAGAAGGCTACGCTATATGCGAAAGAGCTGTTCGAACGTATTCGGCTTCATAAAAAAATTCCATTGCTTGAAGTGAAAAATGAACTGATCCCGATTGTTCAAGAAGCGGCGGATCATCCCAATATCTTTCAATTATTTGAAGCTGTGAAGGCTAAGGACGAATACACGCACCGTCATAATATTGGTGTTGGGATTCTATCCACTCTAATAGGCAAATGGTTGAATCTAGCGGAGGCCGAAGTTGCTTTGTTGTCGCTTGCCGCGACGATGCATGACGTGGGCAAGATTCATATTTCCGAAGAGATCCTACTTAAGCCGGGAAAATTAACAGCAGATGAGTTCAGTGAAATGAAGAAGCATACGATCTACGGATATAATATGCTTAAGGAAACAGTCGGACTCAGCTATCGCGTTGCATTAGTAGCGCTGCAGCATCATGAACGAATGAATGGAAGCGGTTACCCTCTTAAGCTGAAGAGTGAGCAGATGGACCCCATGAGCCGCATTGTAGCGGTAGCGGACATTTTCCACGCAATGTCTTCAACAAGACCCTACCACGAGGCTATGCCATTTTATGAAATCGTCAGCCGAATGAGACAAGGCTTTTTTGGTGAGCTCGATCCACAGATTGTAGCCACTTTCCTCAATAATATGATTCAAAGTCTCATTGGACGCAGGGTGCAGCTAACCGACGGAAGATGGGGAGAAGTGATTTACATCAATCCTACGGATGATACGAATCCATTGGTGCGTGTGAATGAGCTGTTTCTTGACCTAAGTAAAGAGCGGCATATCCATATCAAGCAAGTGATTTCTTAA
- the cysC gene encoding adenylyl-sulfate kinase: MNPSHKSITWHHPSVSKLERYQLNGHNSCTLWFTGLSGSGKSTLAFSLEKELLTRGIRSYVLDGDNIRHGLNSDLSFSEQDRRENIRRIGEVSKLFVDAGLFVLSAFISPHTQDREMVRSLFQPGEFLEVYVKCSLEECEYRDPKGLYKKARRGDIHHFTGISARYEVPVQPDILIDTETSGVQESVQFIIKQLEERNIL, from the coding sequence ATGAACCCTTCTCATAAATCCATCACTTGGCATCATCCCTCTGTTTCCAAACTAGAACGGTATCAACTAAATGGACATAATAGCTGTACATTATGGTTTACTGGCTTATCTGGTTCCGGTAAATCAACCTTAGCATTTAGTTTGGAAAAAGAATTGCTTACTAGAGGTATTCGCTCCTATGTGCTCGACGGCGATAATATTCGCCATGGATTAAACTCCGATTTGAGCTTCTCGGAGCAAGACCGCCGCGAAAATATACGCCGTATAGGGGAAGTCTCCAAACTCTTTGTTGATGCGGGGTTGTTTGTTCTGTCTGCATTTATATCTCCCCATACCCAAGACAGAGAAATGGTAAGAAGTTTATTTCAACCAGGTGAATTTCTTGAGGTATATGTAAAATGCTCTTTAGAAGAATGTGAGTATCGAGACCCTAAAGGTTTGTATAAAAAGGCACGTAGAGGTGACATCCATCACTTCACAGGCATATCTGCCCGTTATGAAGTTCCCGTTCAACCGGATATCCTAATTGACACAGAAACATCAGGTGTTCAAGAATCAGTTCAATTCATCATCAAGCAACTGGAAGAACGAAATATTCTCTAA
- a CDS encoding DUF3231 family protein — protein sequence MTSTAYAQLPLTSAEVGTMWMAYQEKTLQLRLIEHLLDCGQEPEARAIIEIHYERVQVHLESIKQMLLKEEAVIPQGFTESDVQRGVPRLFDPYFDILWLRMLSKVQIGLYALHFTMSYRQDVKQANLEFTAEAQALYDQTTSYLEKRNVLGRPPYVSMPDRVGFVTDEDYLKGMRLFASVRSLNTIEIGHMYQAIETNVVGAQMMIGFAQAAAHSEARDYFMKGYDLARKIVDTLTKVLVESGLEVTSTWIGKATNSTISPFSDKLMMYLTNLLTNFGLGSSTIGGAFSLRSDLPVVMGNISKDILTFAKEGGRLMIKHGWMEEPLNLRTAIKLFNKNLSLRKSLGLWSCMKG from the coding sequence ATGACATCGACGGCATATGCACAGCTTCCACTAACGTCCGCAGAGGTAGGAACAATGTGGATGGCCTATCAGGAAAAAACGCTACAACTTAGACTGATCGAGCATTTACTTGACTGCGGCCAAGAGCCGGAGGCTAGAGCTATTATTGAAATACATTATGAACGAGTACAAGTCCATCTCGAATCCATCAAACAGATGCTTCTTAAGGAAGAAGCTGTGATTCCGCAAGGTTTTACGGAGAGTGATGTGCAGCGAGGCGTTCCGCGCCTGTTTGATCCCTACTTTGATATCCTCTGGCTGCGTATGCTTAGTAAGGTTCAGATCGGACTGTATGCTCTGCATTTTACGATGTCTTATCGTCAGGATGTGAAGCAAGCGAATTTGGAGTTCACAGCGGAGGCCCAGGCTCTTTATGATCAAACAACCAGTTATTTAGAAAAAAGAAATGTACTAGGACGCCCGCCTTACGTGTCCATGCCGGATCGAGTCGGATTCGTTACTGATGAAGACTATTTAAAAGGAATGCGACTGTTTGCCAGTGTTAGATCTTTAAATACAATTGAAATCGGACACATGTATCAGGCTATCGAAACCAATGTTGTTGGTGCTCAAATGATGATTGGTTTTGCTCAAGCAGCTGCTCATTCTGAGGCTCGAGACTATTTTATGAAAGGGTATGATCTTGCCCGAAAAATTGTCGATACGCTTACAAAGGTGCTCGTTGAGAGCGGTTTAGAAGTAACATCAACATGGATAGGTAAGGCGACGAACTCCACCATATCCCCATTCTCCGATAAACTAATGATGTACCTGACCAATTTATTGACAAACTTTGGACTCGGGAGCAGCACAATCGGAGGGGCTTTCAGCTTGCGAAGCGACTTGCCGGTCGTGATGGGCAATATATCCAAGGATATTTTAACATTCGCCAAAGAAGGCGGAAGGCTTATGATCAAGCATGGCTGGATGGAGGAGCCCCTCAATCTGAGGACCGCAATAAAATTATTCAACAAAAATCTTAGCCTAAGAAAGAGCCTGGGCCTATGGAGCTGCATGAAAGGTTAG
- a CDS encoding dTDP-glucose 4,6-dehydratase, translating into MLLEASKCSDIRKFIQISTDEVYGSLDDTGYFTESSPILPNNPYSASKAAVDHLVRSYHHTYGLPVNFVRFANIYGPSQYPEKLIPMKIKKALDNKEIPIHGQGLSIRDWFFVQDNVTAIDAILNNGLPGEIYNIGAQEERRTIDVVQVILEIIGKMRGLITFIDDRQGQDYRYANDPSKIMNDLDWQPRYNFELGLRITINWYVENRTWWKALQSVG; encoded by the coding sequence ATATTACTTGAAGCTTCTAAATGTTCCGATATACGAAAATTCATTCAGATATCCACGGATGAAGTTTATGGCTCATTAGATGATACGGGGTATTTCACGGAGTCCTCACCAATTTTACCCAATAATCCATATTCAGCTAGTAAAGCGGCTGTAGATCACCTTGTTAGATCATATCACCACACATATGGATTGCCAGTAAATTTTGTTAGATTTGCAAATATCTATGGACCTTCACAGTATCCAGAAAAGTTAATCCCTATGAAGATAAAAAAAGCTTTGGATAATAAAGAAATTCCGATACACGGGCAGGGATTAAGCATCCGTGACTGGTTCTTTGTGCAAGACAATGTAACAGCAATCGATGCGATTTTAAATAATGGATTACCAGGAGAAATATATAACATTGGAGCACAAGAAGAAAGGCGTACCATTGACGTGGTACAAGTAATATTGGAAATAATAGGAAAAATGAGGGGGTTAATTACATTTATTGATGACCGTCAGGGGCAAGACTACCGATATGCTAATGACCCTAGCAAGATTATGAATGACTTGGATTGGCAACCCCGTTACAATTTTGAACTAGGTCTACGGATTACGATTAATTGGTATGTTGAGAATAGAACATGGTGGAAAGCTCTTCAGAGTGTAGGTTGA
- the istA gene encoding IS21 family transposase, which yields MLKMPQQEYIKFLREAEGCSVNEIARQVGIHWRTAKRYADKDNWNENINKRRSNSPVMGPFMEIVDTWLEEDQLLPRKQRHTGVRIFHRLQAEYAFTGGQRTVLAYVKRRKNEMVLERAKSYERLEHPPGEAQVDFTTIQVSRDQQLLTYKLLVVSFPSSNAAFLYPTPAENQECFLEGMKQCFTQMGGVPRRVWFDNLSAAVVHIEKHGERQLTEGFQRFCAHYRMEAVFCNPYSGHEKGHVESKCGYAKRNWAVPIPIYESHEQLAAYFAEQAQQDRERPHYAKKERIASLWEEDRRHLLTLPEVTFESYRMSAAVVNKYGKSELRTPPSR from the coding sequence ATGCTGAAAATGCCTCAACAAGAGTATATCAAATTTTTACGTGAAGCAGAAGGCTGCTCGGTGAATGAGATTGCAAGACAAGTAGGGATTCATTGGAGAACAGCCAAACGGTATGCAGATAAAGATAATTGGAATGAAAACATCAATAAACGAAGAAGCAATAGCCCGGTGATGGGGCCTTTTATGGAAATTGTGGATACGTGGCTGGAGGAGGATCAGTTACTCCCTCGCAAGCAGAGACACACTGGGGTGAGAATCTTTCATCGATTGCAAGCCGAATATGCATTCACGGGTGGACAACGTACGGTATTAGCCTACGTTAAGAGACGAAAGAATGAAATGGTCTTGGAGCGTGCGAAATCTTATGAACGACTAGAACATCCACCAGGAGAAGCACAAGTCGACTTCACCACGATTCAGGTTAGTCGTGATCAGCAATTGCTTACCTACAAACTGCTGGTGGTTTCATTTCCTTCAAGCAATGCAGCATTCCTCTACCCTACACCAGCAGAAAACCAGGAATGCTTCCTAGAAGGTATGAAGCAGTGTTTTACACAAATGGGTGGTGTTCCTCGTCGGGTCTGGTTCGACAACCTATCCGCTGCAGTAGTTCACATCGAAAAACATGGAGAACGACAGTTGACGGAAGGCTTTCAAAGATTCTGTGCTCACTACCGGATGGAAGCAGTATTCTGTAATCCATACAGCGGCCACGAAAAAGGGCATGTCGAAAGCAAATGTGGCTATGCCAAGCGAAATTGGGCTGTACCTATTCCCATCTATGAAAGCCATGAGCAGTTGGCCGCCTACTTTGCCGAGCAGGCGCAGCAGGACCGTGAGCGTCCACACTACGCCAAGAAAGAGCGTATCGCTAGTCTATGGGAAGAGGACCGTCGTCATCTGCTAACGCTGCCTGAAGTGACTTTTGAGTCCTACCGAATGAGTGCAGCAGTGGTCAACAAGTACGGGAAATCCGAATTGAGAACACCTCCTTCCCGTTAG